A window of the Kineosporia corallincola genome harbors these coding sequences:
- a CDS encoding DNA-3-methyladenine glycosylase, giving the protein MAAVPPPAPLPRSFFDREPLVVAPALLGAVVRHERDGEVVEVRLTEVEAYLGEGEDPASHSHRGRRPRNQVMWGPPGHLYVYFTYGMHYCANLVCRPEGVSGGVLLRAGEVVNGLDVARARRPAVRRDVDLARGPARLASALGLARDDDGRDVCSGGSLQVLPGTPVPRSRLRTGPRVGVSAGAESPWRYWVDGEPTVSAYRPAVPRLPRSK; this is encoded by the coding sequence ATCGCAGCCGTGCCGCCACCCGCCCCGCTGCCCCGCTCCTTCTTCGACCGCGAGCCCCTCGTGGTCGCACCCGCCCTGCTCGGCGCGGTCGTCCGCCACGAGCGCGACGGCGAGGTCGTCGAGGTCCGGCTCACCGAGGTGGAGGCCTACCTGGGTGAGGGAGAAGACCCGGCCTCGCACTCCCACCGCGGGCGGCGGCCCCGCAACCAGGTGATGTGGGGTCCGCCCGGCCACCTGTACGTCTACTTCACCTACGGCATGCACTACTGCGCCAACCTGGTCTGCCGCCCCGAGGGCGTCTCCGGCGGCGTGCTGCTGCGGGCCGGTGAGGTGGTGAACGGCCTCGACGTGGCCCGCGCCCGGCGGCCCGCCGTCCGGCGCGACGTCGACCTGGCCCGGGGCCCGGCCCGGCTCGCCAGTGCCCTGGGACTCGCCCGCGACGACGACGGGCGCGACGTCTGCTCCGGCGGATCGCTCCAGGTCCTGCCCGGAACCCCGGTGCCCCGGTCCCGGCTTCGCACCGGCCCTCGGGTCGGCGTCTCGGCGGGCGCCGAATCACCCTGGCGCTACTGGGTCGACGGTGAGCCGACCGTCTCCGCCTACCGCCCTGCCGTACCTCGTCTTCCCCGATCGAAATAA
- the tyrS gene encoding tyrosine--tRNA ligase gives MPPAPAANVLDELTWRNLISTSTDEAALRKSLGAGPVTYYAGFDPTAASLHIGHLVQILTLRRLQMAGHRPLALVGGATGLIGDPRPTAERVLNSPEVVAGWVERLRSQIEPYLDFTGSNAATMVNNLDWTSGLSAIEFLRDVGKHFRIGRMLAKDAVSARLNSEAGISYTEFSYQILQSMDFLELNRRHDCTLQIGGSDQWGNLTAGIDLIHRVRPEQTVHALATPLITKADGSKFGKSEGGAIWLDPTMTSPYAFFQFLLNADDAKIVDYLKVFSFRTAEEIADLGESAATRPQAREAQRALARELTGLVHGDLAAGRVEEASKALFGGGDLTGLDGATLGDALAELPKAQLPRGEHTVIDLLVATGLSNSKSAARRTLTEGGAYVNNTKVTEGESATVSTSDLLHDRWILVRRGRRQLAAVELVGE, from the coding sequence GTGCCCCCCGCGCCGGCGGCCAACGTTCTCGACGAGCTGACCTGGCGCAACCTGATCTCGACGTCCACCGACGAGGCGGCGCTGAGGAAGTCGCTCGGAGCCGGTCCGGTCACCTATTACGCGGGATTCGACCCGACGGCGGCCAGCCTGCACATCGGTCACCTGGTACAGATCCTCACCCTGCGCCGGCTCCAGATGGCCGGGCACCGTCCGCTGGCTCTGGTCGGCGGCGCCACCGGACTGATCGGCGACCCGCGGCCCACCGCCGAGCGGGTGCTCAACTCGCCCGAGGTGGTGGCCGGCTGGGTCGAGCGGCTGCGCTCGCAGATCGAGCCGTACCTCGACTTCACCGGATCGAACGCGGCGACCATGGTGAACAACCTGGACTGGACGTCGGGTCTGAGTGCCATCGAGTTCCTGCGTGACGTGGGCAAGCACTTCCGCATCGGCAGGATGCTGGCGAAAGACGCGGTGAGTGCCCGGCTGAACTCCGAGGCGGGCATCAGCTACACCGAGTTCAGCTACCAGATCCTCCAGTCCATGGATTTCCTGGAGCTGAACCGGCGTCACGACTGCACGCTCCAGATCGGTGGCTCCGACCAGTGGGGCAACCTGACCGCGGGCATCGACCTGATCCACCGGGTGCGCCCGGAGCAGACGGTGCATGCCCTGGCCACACCGCTGATCACCAAGGCCGACGGCTCCAAGTTCGGCAAGAGCGAGGGCGGGGCGATCTGGCTCGACCCCACGATGACCTCCCCGTACGCGTTCTTCCAGTTCCTGCTGAACGCGGACGACGCGAAGATCGTGGACTACCTCAAGGTGTTCTCGTTCCGCACCGCCGAGGAGATCGCCGACCTGGGCGAGTCGGCGGCCACCCGCCCGCAGGCGCGGGAGGCCCAGCGGGCCCTGGCCCGCGAGCTCACCGGTCTGGTGCACGGCGACCTGGCGGCCGGCCGGGTGGAGGAGGCGAGCAAGGCACTGTTCGGCGGCGGCGATCTGACCGGCCTCGACGGCGCCACGCTCGGCGATGCGCTGGCGGAGCTGCCCAAGGCCCAGCTGCCGCGGGGCGAGCACACAGTGATCGACCTGCTCGTGGCCACCGGCCTGTCGAACAGCAAGTCGGCGGCCCGGCGCACGCTGACCGAGGGCGGCGCCTACGTGAACAACACCAAGGTGACCGAGGGGGAGAGCGCCACGGTGAGCACGTCCGACCTGCTGCACGACCGGTGGATCCTGGTGCGCCGGGGCCGGCGTCAGCTGGCCGCCGTGGAGCTCGTGGGGGAGTAG